In Monodelphis domestica isolate mMonDom1 chromosome 3, mMonDom1.pri, whole genome shotgun sequence, the following proteins share a genomic window:
- the LOC100619582 gene encoding zinc finger protein ZFP2-like, producing the protein MEQLAEDVKGMPIWHLQGGQGKGERVRASAAGVDRGFCPCAKGTENYISQKTLQTAHWAEFRGGLRPTSLPALPLELALAASALFCLVLSCCRVRVPSLRPGWPSRGLPGGGEAGMAAGAQQGAVTFRDVAVDFSPDEWRHLGPAQKELYREVMLENYRSLAWLGLEVCKPHVIQRLECGEAPWTPQGGVPGSCAPDWEATLETMDSYRKLDLSREDSFPERLRRDGVAAFKLRKVFNLDARSERQQVNEEKSLQQTKFIQSNLPHEVQGHKYNKYSKNFSLEPIIFPQQSRNIGNSLHQCDMVQKNFNLYSDIRSFNQICVKQVFSKYNEFQHSFSYISNLPENCLIPSTGKPHEHNECNTLFLNSQLQRIHTGWETYESNECGKALGKNSEFLEHQSVHSGEKPFEVNEYEKVLQPSTNHTEHQLVHAGEIPCKCNKCSKAFFSNSQLNVHQRVHTGEKRFKCNECGKVFRQKAKLNIHIRIHTGEKPFECNECGKAFRESSDLTLHQRIHTGEKPYKCSECGRAFRRSKNLTLHWRIHTGERPFECNECGKAFRQSSDLSQHQRIHTGEKPYECKECGNVFRQSSHLILHQRIHTGEKPYECSECGKAFRLGSQRNVHQRIHTGEKPYECNECGKAFRKSSYLTQHQRIHTGEKPYKCSECGKSFNRRRNLTFHQRIHTGEKPYECNECGKTFTSNRNLTLHQKVHTGKTT; encoded by the exons ATGGAGCAGCTAGCCGAGGACGTGAAGGGGATGCCTATCTGGCACCTACAGGGCGGGCAG GGAAAGGGGGAGCGGGTCAGAGCCTCAGCCGCTGGAGTGGACAGAGGGTTCTGCCCATGCGCAAAAGGCACcgagaactacatttcccagaagacACTGCAGACCGCACACTGGGCGGAGTTCCGTGGCGGTCTGAGGCCTACGTCACTTCCGGCACTGCCCCTCGAACTCGCTTTGGCAGCTTCGGCTCTGTTCTGCCTCGTCCTGAGCTGCTGCCGGGTCCGAGTCCCGAGTCTCAGGCCGGG CTGGCCATCCCGGGGACTGCCTGGAGGAGGAGAAGCGGGGATGGCGGCCGGCGCCCAGCAG GGTGCCGTGACCTTCCGGGACGTGGCCGTGGACTTCTCCCCGGATGAGTGGCGCCACCTGGGCCCGGCCCAGAAGGAGCTGTACcgggaggtgatgctggagaactacCGGAGCCTGGCGTGGCTGG GACTCGAAGTGTGCAAACCACACGTGATCCAGCGGTTGGAGTGCGGGGAGGCGCCTTGGACGCCGCAGGGAGGTGTCCCGGGGAGCTGCGCTCCAG attGGGAGGCTACACTTGAAACCATGGATTCATATCGAAAGCTGGACCTCTCCAGGGAAGATTCCTTCCCGGAGAGACTCAGGAGGGATGGTGTTGCTGCCTTCAAATTGAGAAAGGTCTTCAATTTGGATGCCAGGTCAGAAAGGCAGCAAGTTAATGAGGAGAAATCTCTTCAGCAAACAAAATTCATCCAAAGCAACCTTCCCCATGAAGTACAAGggcataaatataataaatatagcaAAAACTTCAGTCTAGAACCAATAATTTTTCCACAACAGAGTAGAAATATAGGAAACAGTCTACATCAATGTGATATGGTCCAAAAGAACTTTAACTTGTATTCCGACATTAGGAGTTTTAACCAAATCTGTGTTAAACAGGTATTTTCTAAGTACAATGAATTTCAGCATTCCTTTAGTTACATTTCAAACCTTCCTGAGAATTGTCTGATACCTTCTACGGGGAAACCCCATGAACATAATGAATGTAACACCTTATTCCTGAACTCACAGcttcaaagaattcatactggatgGGAAACTTATGAATcaaatgaatgtgggaaggccctCGGAAAGAACTCAGAGTTTCTTGAGCACCAATCCGttcattctggagagaaaccttttgaagtTAATGAATATGAAAAGGTCCTCCAGCCAAGCACAAATCATACTGAACATCAATTAGTTCATGCTGGAGAGATACCTTGCAAATGTAATAAATGCAGTAAAGCATTTTTCTCAAACTCACAACTTAATGTACATCAGAGAGTGCACACTGGAGAAAAACgttttaaatgtaatgaatgtggcaaaGTCTTCCGCCAGAAAGCAAAACTTAATATTCATataagaattcatactggagagaaaccttttgaatgtaatgaatgtggaaaggccttccgTGAGAGCTCAGATCTTActctacatcagagaattcacactggagagaagccttataaatgtagtgaatgtgggaGGGCCTTCAGGCGAAGCAAAAATCTTACTCTCCATtggagaattcacactggagagagaccttttgaatgcaatgaatgtgggaaagcttttcGCCAGAGCTCAGACCTttctcaacatcagagaattcatactggagagaagccttatgaatgtaaggaATGTGGAAATGTCTTCCGCCAGAGTTCACATCTTattctacatcagagaattcatactggagagaaaccatatgaatgtagTGAGTGTGGAAAGGCATTTCGCTTGGGCTCACAGCGTAAtgtacaccagagaattcatactggtgagaaaccatatgaatgtaatgaatgtgggaaggcctttcgCAAGAGCTCATACCttactcaacatcagagaattcatactggagagaaaccatataaATGTAGCGAATGTGGGAAATCTTTCAATCGACGTagaaaccttactttccatcagagaattcacactggtgagaaaccttatgaatgtaatgagtGTGGGAAAACCTTCACCTCAAACAGAAACCTTACTCTTCATCAGAAAGTTCATACCgggaagacaacataa